A region from the Vicia villosa cultivar HV-30 ecotype Madison, WI linkage group LG3, Vvil1.0, whole genome shotgun sequence genome encodes:
- the LOC131656268 gene encoding uncharacterized protein LOC131656268, translating to MPPKMPPKNRKYECGNDKRRKKKKIEELVRSQAGALDKFLTKESQVSNENVDNIEVVPIENDNLDSVPIENDNVDSVPIENDNLDSMPIDEEINNDNDNLEEVNNDHNVDYDIFDPRNWDRLQPKLIDLLVMKGPKRDNSISKGPRDSLNRRFTANLYTRALANGEMCDRDWLVYSKELDRLFCFCCKVFKNGIGKGQLANEGYSDWVHVGARIKEHELGMEHVKNMTTWYEYRQRLQTFQTIDKTTQRLIEKEKVHWKNVLKRVISIVKFLAKHNLAFRGSQEKLYEDNNGNFLGLIEMLAEFDPIIQEHVRRVTTQKVHVHYLGHKIQNELISLLGSAIKIEIIRKIKQAKYFSVILDCTPDVSHQEQMSLIIRYVDISSASVSIEESFLGFLNVNDTTGQGLFDVLQNELKELGLNLFDVRGQGYDNGSNMKGKHQGVQKRFLDINPRAFYTPCGCHSLNLALCDMANSCIKARNFFGVIQRIYTIFANSTKRWKILKDNVKGLTPKSLSSTRWESRVESVKAIRTQMLDFREALLEVSDNDLDPKIQNEAKSLATNELGDFEFLIAIIIWFEILSAINSVSKILQEKDMLIDVAMEKIKELIIDFTGN from the coding sequence ATGCCTCCTAAGATGCCTCCTAAGAATAGAAAGTATGAATGTGGAAATGATAAGcgtaggaaaaagaaaaaaattgaagagtTAGTTAGATCTCAAGCGGGAGCTCTTGATAAATTTTTAACTAAAGAATcacaagtttcaaatgaaaatgtTGATAATATTGAAGTTGTGCCTATTGAAAATGATAATCTTGATAGTGTGCCTATTGAAAATGATAATGTTGATAGTGTGCCTATTGAAAATGACAATCTTGATAGTATGCCCATTGATGAGGAaattaataatgataatgataatctTGAGGAAGTTAATAATGATCATAATGTTGATTATGATATATTTGATCCAAGAAATTGGGACCGTCTTCAACCTAAACTAATTGATTTATTAGTTATGAAAGGTCCTAAAAGAGATAATTCTATTTCAAAGGGTCCTAGAGATAGTTTGAATAGACGTTTTACGGCTAATTTGTATACGAGGGCTTTAGCAAATGGAGAGATGTGTGATAGAGATTGGCTTGTTTATTCGAAAGAGCTTGATagattattttgtttttgttgtaaagtTTTTAAAAATGGTATTGGTAAGGGACAATTAGCAAATGAGGGTTATAGTGATTGGGTACATGTTGGTGCAAGAATTAAAGAGCACGAGTTAGGCATGGAACATGTTAAAAATATGACTACTTGGTATGAGTATCGTCAAAGGCTGCAAACATTTCAAACTATTGATAAAACGACTCAAAGATTAATTGAGAAAGAAAAGGTTCATtggaaaaatgttttaaaaagagTTATTTCAATAGTAAAATTTCTAGCTAAACATAATTTGGCCTTTCGTGGTTCTCAAGAGAAATTGTACGAAGATAACAACGGAAACTTTTTGGGTTTGATTGAAATGTTAGCTGAATTTGACCCAATAATCCAAGAACATGTTAGACGTGTTACAACTCAAAAAGTTCATGTTCATTATCTTGGGCATAAAATACAAAATGAGTTGATTTCATTGCTTGGTTCtgcaattaaaattgaaattattagAAAAATCAAACAAGCAAAGTATTTCTCTGTGATACTTGATTGTACTCCTGATGTTAGTCACCAAGAGCAGATGTCTTTGATAATAAGATATGTAGATATTTCTTCAGCTTCTGTTAGCATTGAGGAATCCTTTTTAGGATTTTTGAATGTGAATGATACAACTGGTCAAGGGCTTTTTGATGTTTTACAAAATGAATTGAAAGAGCTTGGTCTCAACCTATTTGATGTGAGAGGACAAGGTTATGATAATGGGTCAAATATGAAAGGAAAACATCAAGGTGTACAAAAGAGATTTTTAGACATAAATCCGAGAGCCTTTTATACTCCTTGTGGTTGTCATAGTCTTAATTTGGCATTGTGTGATATGGCTAACTCTTGTATTAAAGCTAGGAATTTTTTTGGAGTTATTCAACGCATTTATACAATTTTTGCCAATTCTACTAAGAGGtggaaaattttaaaagataatgtaAAAGGGTTGACTCCAAAATCATTGTCTTCCACTCGTTGGGAGAGTCGTGTAGAAAGTGTCAAAGCTATAAGAACTCAAATGTTAGATTTTAGAGAAGCTTTACTTGAAGTGTCTGATAATGATCTTGATCCTAAAATACAAAATGAAGCTAAATCATTAGCAACAAATGAGCttggtgattttgagtttttgatAGCTATAATTATTTGGTTTGAAATATTATCTGCAATTAATTCTGTTAGCAAGATTTTACAGGAAAAGGATATGCTTATTGATGTTGCTATGGAAAAAATAAAGGAGTTGATTATTGATTTTACAGGAAATTGA
- the LOC131658470 gene encoding uncharacterized protein LOC131658470: MLIDFEDYRETGFYKALVNAKEIAVELNITPTFPQRRIIKRKRQFDENLNTPIVELSEEESFRINYFLYLVDQVVVSLNKRFEQYQEYESIFGFLFTSHKLQSLDDATLKSCCSNFERVLKHNEQSDIDGNEFFAELKLLREMLPEEIITPIDILLFSKGLDCFPNTVIAYRILLTIPVTVASAERSFSKLKLLKTYLRSTMSQERLNGLATIAVENDILETIKYEDLVDEFASKSVRRMTLFK, from the coding sequence ATGCTTATTGATTTTGAGGATTATAGAGAAACAGGTTTTTATAAGGCATTGGTTAATGCTAAGGAAATTGCGGTTGAATTGAATATCACCCCTACATTTCCTCAAAGGCgtattattaaaagaaaaagacaATTTGATGAGAATTTGAATACCCCAATAGTTGAGCTATCTGAAGAGGAATCTTTCAggattaattattttctttacctTGTTGATCAAGTTGTTGTTTCTCTTAATAAGAGATTTGAGCAATACCAAGAGTATGAAAGTATTTTTGGTTTCTTATTTACTTCTCACAAGTTACAATCATTGGATGATGCAACTTTGAAGTCTTGTTGTAGTAACTTTGAACGGGTATTGAAACATAATGAACAATCTGATATTGATGGGAATGAATTTTTTGCAGAGTTAAAGTTACTTAGAGAAATGTTGCCTGAAGAAATCATAACACCTattgatatattattattttcgaaAGGCTTGGATTGTTTTCCTAATACAGTTATTGCATATAGAATTTTATTGACTATTCCTGTGACTGTTGCTTCTGCAGaaagaagtttttcaaaattGAAGTTGTTAAAGACTTACTTGCGGTCTACCATGTCACAAGAAAGACTTAATGGATTGGCAACAATAGCAGTTGAAAATGATATTTTGGAAACGATAAAATATGAAGACTTGGTTGATGAATTTGCTTCAAAAAGTGTTCGTAGGATGACTCTTTTTAAGTAG
- the LOC131656269 gene encoding putative receptor protein kinase ZmPK1 yields MMRMASSQILITFLIVLFHFQHSSSFSLSVEKPQQDIIVSPTGTFTAGFYPVGENAYSFAIWFTQKHKNLDKATVVWMANRDQPVNGKRSTLSLLKTGNLVLSDAGYSNVWSTNTNSSKLLELFLSDTGNLILRERSKNDSILWQSFDFPTDTLLPDQKFSGYMNLVSSKSGTNYSSGFYKLFFDSTDFLILLYGGPLYSTIYWDRSYSWDTSRSYNNSRVAKLGVLGDFISFNGYTLMTSDYGTVLQRRLTLDFDGNVRVYSRKHGQEKWSISGQFHQQPIKIYGICGPNSFCINNPRNGRKCLCIPGYSRIDSQDWSQGCKPSFQLSCNNKTKSETRFQHLPHVQFQEDNSYGNAYYYYQANYTYKQCKHLCLRMCQCIAFEYRLAQDGEVSYDCYVKTQLQNGYSSPDFQGSTFLRLPKRKHVFLSENVVKNDSLVYSRDNGVKQLRRSYVEGKENGLVKFMLWFATGLGVIEVLCFFMVGCFLFKNRKPSSVANHENILAAAIGFRNFSYWELKQATADFSQEIGRGAGGTVYKGVLSDNRVVAIKCLHETNQGDSEFLAEVSIIGRLNHMNLIEMWGYCAEGEHRLLVYEYMKNGSLAENLSSNALDWGKRFNIALGTAKALAYLHEECLEWILHCDIKPQNILIDSDYQPKVADFGLSKLLQRNNVDNSSISRMRGTRGYMAPEWVFNLPITSKVDVYSYGVVVLEMITGKNTTTSIQISENGMESPNERLVTWVREKRKTVSEVRCWVEQIVDPSLGSNYDIVKLETLATVALDCVEEEKDVRPTMSQVVERLQSHEHDS; encoded by the coding sequence ATGATGCGAATGGCCTCTTCACAAATCTTGATCACTTTTCTCATCGTTCTCTTCCATTTTCAACActcatcatcattctccctctcTGTGGAAAAACCCCAGCAAGATATTATAGTTTCACCCACAGGCACATTCACAGCAGGCTTCTACCCTGTTGGAGAAAATGCTTATTCCTTCGCCATATGGTTCACTCAAAAACATAAAAACCTCGACAAGGCCACCGTTGTTTGGATGGCAAATCGTGATCAACCAGTTAACGGGAAACGCTCAACACTTTCCCTTCTTAAAACTGGCAACCTCGTCTTAAGTGACGCAGGATATTCCAATGTTTGGTCCACTAACACTAACTCATCCAAACTACTTGAGTTGTTTTTGTCCGACACCGGAAATCTCATTCTCAGAGAGCGTAGTAAAAATGATTCCATTTTGTGGCAAAGCTTTGATTTCCCAACAGATACCCTCCTTCCTGATCAAAAATTTTCAGGGTACATGAACCTTGTTTCATCCAAAAGCGGCACCAACTATTCCTCGGGCTTCTACAAGCTATTTTTCGACTCAACCGATTTTCTCATACTTCTCTACGGTGGCCCTTTGTATTCAACTATATATTGGGATAGGTCCTATAGTTGGGATACTAGTAGGTCATACAATAACAGCAGGGTTGCGAAACTAGGTGTTTTGGGCGATTTCATTTCTTTTAATGGTTATACTTTAATGACAAGTGATTATGGGACAGTGCTCCAACGAAGATTGACCCTTGATTTTGATGGTAATGTTCGTGTTTATAGCCGAAAACATGGACAAGAGAAGTGGTCAATTTCAGGGCAATTTCACCAACAACCTATAAAAATATATGGAATCTGTGGACCTAATAGCTTTTGCATTAACAATCCAAGAAATGGTAGAAAGTGTTTGTGTATTCCGGGTTATAGTAGGATTGATAGTCAAGATTGGTCTCAAGGGTGCAAACCAAGCTTCCAACTTTCATGCAACAACAAAACAAAGTCCGAGACTCGCTTCCAACACTTACCCCATGTTCAATTTCAGGAAGACAATTCATACGGGAATGCCTATTATTACTACCAGGCAAATTACACCTATAAACAATGCAAGCATCTCTGCTTGAGAATGTGCCAATGCATAGCTTTCGAGTACCGTTTGGCACAGGACGGGGAGGTTAGCTATGATTGCTACGTGAAGACACAGTTACAAAACGGGTATAGTTCACCAGATTTCCAAGGATCAACATTCTTGCGATTGCCAAAAAGAAAACATGTTTTTCTCAGTGAGAATGTTGTAAAAAACGATAGCTTGGTTTATTCGAGAGATAATGGAGTAAAACAACTAAGAAGATCATATGTGGAAGGCAAAGAAAATGGACTAGTCAAGTTTATGCTTTGGTTTGCTACCGGTTTAGGAGTAATTGAGGTGTTGTGCTTCTTTATGGTAGGGTGCTTCTTATTTAAGAATAGGAAACCTTCTAGTGTAGCTAATCATGAGAACATTCTTGCAGCAGCAATAGGGTTTAGGAATTTCAGTTAttgggaattgaaacaagctACAGCAGATTTTAGTCAAGAGATTGGAAGAGGTGCTGGTGGAACTGTGTATAAGGGTGTTTTATCCGATAATCGAGTTGTTGCGATAAAGTGTTTACATGAAACGAATCAAGGAGATAGTGAGTTTCTTGCTGAAGTTAGCATCATTGGAAGGCTTAACCACATGAACTTGATTGAAATGTGGGGTTATTGTGCAGAAGGAGAGCATAGGTTGTTGGTTTATGAGTACATGAAAAATGGCTCTTTAGCTGAAAATCTCTCATCAAATGCACTTGATTGGGGCAAGAGGTTTAACATTGCTCTAGGAACTGCAAAGGCTCTTGCTTATTTGCATGAAGAATGTTTGGAGTGGATTTTGCATTGTGATATAAAGCCACAAAACATTCTTATTGACTCTGATTACCAACCCAAAGTAGCAGATTTTGGGTTATCTAAGCTATTACAAAGAAACAATGTTGATAACTCAAGTATTTCAAGGATGAGAGGAACAAGAGGTTACATGGCACCTGAATGGGTTTTCAACTTGCCTATCACATCAAAGGTGGATGTTTATAGCTATGGAGTTGTGGTGTTGGAGATGATTACCGGAAAGAATACAACTACATCTATCCAAATCTCAGAAAATGGAATGGAGTCACCTAACGAGAGGTTAGTAACATGGGTGAGAGAGAAAAGAAAGACGGTTTCAGAAGTTAGATGTTGGGTTGAACAAATAGTTGATCCTTCATTGGGATCAAATTATGACATTGTTAAATTGGAGACTTTGGCAACGGTGGCTTTGGATTGTGTTGAGGAAGAGAAAGATGTGAGACCTACCATGAGTCAAGTTGTTGAAAGGCTCCAAAGTCATGAACATGATTCTTGA